From the Papaver somniferum cultivar HN1 chromosome 2, ASM357369v1, whole genome shotgun sequence genome, the window TATGGAAAATTAAGATTTTAACAGAGATAATAGCTGAAATAGGTATCATGTAAGTTTGAAGTTTAGTGTTCCTGAGATGAGATTGAAATGATTTAGCCTTGACTGACTGTTTTGAGTAATGAAAGAAGTTTGTTTTCCTTTTGGTTTTGTTCAGAAACCAGTAGAGTTAGATAAAATCTTATTATTGTTTGCCTGGTAAGTTTTCGAAGTTCTGAGAATTCGAGAGTTTTATATTTATTGATGAGGTATTAAGCTTATCTTGCTGTTGTTTTCTTGAGTAGGCTGGGCTTGCGAAACTCATCGGACTTGCTGGGGAGACCAACGTTCAGGTAACAAAGATGTTAGTCTTTTATTAATTCTTAATTTTTCTTTCCAGCAAATTCAGTTCTTTTTCACTTTTTGTTGGAGCTAGCTACTAAGAAGTGATTTATTCGACTCTGATTGCAGGGCGAAGAGCAAAAGAAACTAGATGTTCTTTCAAATGATGTGTTTGTTAAGGCTCTCGTAAGCAGTGGAAGAACGGTAAGTCTTCGGGAACTATTGACTTAGGTTTGACTATGGTGTTCGATAGATTTGAAATTGATTAAGAAATGTATTTCATCCTTATCCACAGTCTATTCTAGTATCGGAAGAGGACGAAGAAGCAACTTTTGTGGATCCAGCATTGCGTGGAAGGTGACTATTGATCCTCTCTTTTTTGTACGTGATATGTTAACTGCTGCATGCTAGACTTTTACTAACCACTTGTCTCTTTGCAAAAGCGCAGATACTGTGTGGTTTTTGATCCCTTGGATGGTTCTTCTAACATTGACTGTGGTGTTTCTATTGGAACCGTGAGACCCCTTCACCTGAAGCATGTTTTTCCTTCAGTATTTTTTCCTCAAATATCGTTTTAATTGAAATTCGCGCATTTCCTTTTTCTGGcttaaaattaggtttttcacATTTCAGATATTTGGTATTTATATGATGAAAGCAAATGAGGAACCACATCTAGAAGATGTCTTGCAACCAGGGAAAAATATGTTAGCAGCTGGGTATTGCATGTACGGGAGTTCTTGCACGGTATAATTGCTCATTCCTTTGTAGCATTGGTTATGTAGTCAAGCTTTGAATTTTTCTGTTTCATTCTTTATCCTTCAAGTGATAGCGCTTTAGGGATTTCAAAACTTTTGAAAGTATTTTTAGCTTTATATTCTTTAATGTcttgcattttttttcttcaaacttCTAGTTTTTCTTAATGTTGCTGTTCGTTTCAATTTGTTTCTCTTGAGAGTAACTTCAACATGCTTAATTGAGATTACTAGAATGATTTAGTCTGAACTGTTAAAGGAATGATCTTGCAGTTTGTGTTGAGCACTGGAAGTGGTGTCAACGGTTTCACTCTTGATCCATCCCTTGGGGAGTTCATTATGACTCATCCAGACATTAAGGTCTGTATGCAGTTGCATTACTTATTAGTTATTTCTTACGTTGAAAGATTTATGCTTGCCACACATTTCTTGTGAATTTACATATTTATCTCATCCGTACTTGCGTACAGATTCCAAAGAAGGGAAAAATCTACTCAGTAAACGAAGGAAATGCCAAAAACTGGGATACACCAACAGCGAAGTATATGCATCTCCAATTTGCAATTCCTACCTGGTCAGTATCTTGATTGGCAATTGGTGTCTGATATTGCATCCAATTTACAGGTACGTTGAGAGATGCAAGTACCCTCAGGATGGTTCATCTCCAAAGTCTCTCAGATACATTGGAAGGTATTGGTCTCTCAACCTTTACCCTTTTCCTCTTCAGTTCACTTAATAAATTCGGGTATAAATGACATAGCCTTCTTACTTCTCTACATGCTGCCACAAAAAAGCCTTAATCTTAGTTTATTTACTTAATTTGAATATGCACAGCTGGTTATCGATGCTAACTCACTTCTAGTAGAACTCTAGACTTGAACTTGCAAATTGATTACCATAACCTATTTTACCTCTTTGTGTCCACAGAACATTTAAGTTCACATGTTTTAGCAGCAGTAACGAGTTCATTAAGTTTGTTATCATGAGAAGCACTCAATATATTTTGTGTCGGAACACAGCATCATTGAATTTAATGTTACTTTCCATTAACGAACTAGTTCATCATAAAAATAAATCTGTGTCTACAGTATGGTTGCTGACGTGCACCGCACATTACTTTACGGAGGCATATTTATGTATCCTGCAGACAAGAAGAGCCCAAGCGGAAAACTACGGTATGCTATTGTGATGGATgatttctctcttttcttttcttttctt encodes:
- the LOC113347255 gene encoding fructose-1,6-bisphosphatase, cytosolic; this translates as MDHAAEAHMTDLMTITRFVLNEQSKHPESRGDFSILLSHIVLGCKFVCAAVNKAGLAKLIGLAGETNVQGEEQKKLDVLSNDVFVKALVSSGRTSILVSEEDEEATFVDPALRGRYCVVFDPLDGSSNIDCGVSIGTIFGIYMMKANEEPHLEDVLQPGKNMLAAGYCMYGSSCTFVLSTGSGVNGFTLDPSLGEFIMTHPDIKIPKKGKIYSVNEGNAKNWDTPTAKYVERCKYPQDGSSPKSLRYIGSMVADVHRTLLYGGIFMYPADKKSPSGKLRVLYEVFPMSFLMEQAGGQAFTGKERALDLVPKKIHERSPIFLGSYDDVEEIKVLYAAEEKKA